From a single Salinirussus salinus genomic region:
- a CDS encoding PIN domain-containing protein: MMPVECDVRVFEELDRLLDAPEPVVPAAVVAELEKLAAGAGQEATAASVGLDLAERCTVRETDADYADDAVLELAREGGHAVTNDGPLRERLREAGVPVICLRGRNKLAII, encoded by the coding sequence ATGATGCCCGTCGAGTGCGACGTCCGGGTGTTCGAGGAACTGGACCGGCTGCTCGACGCGCCGGAGCCGGTTGTCCCCGCGGCCGTGGTCGCGGAACTAGAGAAACTCGCGGCGGGTGCGGGACAGGAGGCCACGGCCGCGAGCGTCGGGCTGGACCTGGCCGAACGCTGTACCGTCCGGGAGACCGACGCCGACTACGCCGACGACGCGGTGCTGGAGCTGGCCCGCGAGGGCGGGCACGCGGTCACGAACGACGGACCCCTGCGCGAGCGCCTGCGCGAGGCGGGCGTTCCAGTAATTTGTTTACGGGGCCGGAACAAACTCGCCATCATCTGA
- a CDS encoding DNA-directed RNA polymerase: MYKRVRLRDTVEVPPEDLADVTPGLVKRLLQDKLEGRMDEDVGSVVSVIEVHDIGEGAVVPNQPGVYYEAEFDALTFDPDMQEVVDGEVVETVDFGAFVGIGPVDGLLHVSQISDEYLAYDGENDQLASRESNRTLGTGDAVRARIVTKSIDERNPRDSKIGLTAKQVGLGKHGWLDEDHKEREKAEAGAEAGED, translated from the coding sequence ATGTACAAACGGGTTAGACTACGCGATACGGTCGAGGTACCACCGGAGGACCTGGCGGACGTGACGCCGGGCCTCGTGAAGCGACTGCTGCAGGACAAACTCGAGGGGCGGATGGACGAGGATGTCGGGAGCGTGGTCTCGGTGATCGAGGTTCACGACATCGGCGAGGGGGCGGTCGTCCCCAACCAGCCCGGCGTCTACTACGAGGCCGAGTTCGACGCCCTGACCTTCGACCCCGACATGCAGGAGGTCGTCGACGGCGAGGTCGTCGAGACGGTCGACTTCGGTGCCTTCGTGGGGATCGGCCCCGTCGACGGCCTGCTGCACGTCTCCCAGATCTCCGACGAGTATCTGGCCTACGACGGGGAGAACGACCAGCTCGCCTCCCGGGAGTCCAACCGCACGCTCGGGACCGGCGACGCCGTCCGGGCCCGGATCGTCACCAAGAGCATCGACGAGCGCAACCCCCGGGACTCGAAGATCGGCCTGACCGCCAAACAGGTCGGGCTGGGCAAACACGGCTGGCTCGACGAGGACCACAAGGAGCGGGAGAAGGCCGAGGCCGGCGCCGAGGCGGGTGAGGACTGA
- the spt4 gene encoding transcription elongation factor subunit Spt4, with translation MADRVVCRECHRVQENVEVEACQSCGSTSLTEDWAGYVVITHPEESRIAEEMEVTEPGAYALKVR, from the coding sequence ATGGCCGACCGCGTGGTCTGCCGGGAGTGTCACCGGGTCCAGGAGAACGTCGAGGTCGAGGCCTGCCAGTCCTGTGGCTCGACGTCGCTGACCGAGGACTGGGCGGGCTACGTCGTCATCACCCACCCCGAAGAGAGCCGGATCGCCGAGGAGATGGAGGTCACCGAACCCGGCGCCTACGCCCTGAAGGTGCGGTAG
- a CDS encoding GTP-dependent dephospho-CoA kinase family protein — MGRIYTDADELLAEAGTPVVAVGDMVTYHLLEAGHTPAVALVDERTEREAVDERVREALDAAEFDRERRVENPAATLTADLLEALDGAIGSQETTLLDVDGEEDLAALPAILAAPDGASVVYGQPGEGMVLVTVDSEAREGARAILAQMDGDPERLFEILGA, encoded by the coding sequence ATGGGCCGGATATACACCGACGCCGACGAGCTGCTCGCCGAGGCCGGCACGCCGGTCGTGGCGGTCGGCGACATGGTCACCTACCACCTGCTGGAGGCGGGCCACACCCCCGCCGTCGCGCTGGTCGACGAGCGCACCGAGCGCGAGGCCGTCGACGAGCGCGTCCGGGAAGCGCTGGACGCGGCCGAGTTCGACCGCGAGCGCCGCGTCGAGAACCCCGCGGCGACCCTGACTGCCGACCTCCTGGAGGCGCTCGACGGGGCCATCGGGAGTCAGGAAACGACCCTGCTCGACGTCGACGGCGAGGAGGACCTGGCGGCGCTGCCGGCGATCCTCGCGGCCCCCGACGGCGCGAGCGTCGTCTACGGTCAGCCCGGCGAGGGGATGGTTCTCGTGACCGTCGACAGCGAGGCGCGGGAGGGTGCGCGGGCAATCCTGGCGCAGATGGACGGCGACCCCGAGAGACTGTTCGAGATCCTGGGCGCGTAG
- a CDS encoding outer membrane protein assembly factor BamB family protein: MHRRDLLRTGAATGAAVVAGCGALEDVLGGGSSASGWSTFRGDPARTGVRSASAGPGESLSVAWRVTSRDLVEEFHEADLEDEVIQGEASWPVLAGEYAVWTHGYRGLREPDLTVRVVAADPEDGSVAWSVEPPVPDGTALNWFAPEVDDGRLYVPASINDGLGLAVYDPATGEEQDRLDLGLPFLSGQPLVADGTVYVRESGQEGATLRAFDAGDGTERWAVGATPPEPGWPGLSVADGAVWTFDRRDGRAFVARETTDGDIRLRTPLSDLPTSFATNRPVSLAPPTVVDGGVYAAGGVQYLLQQDFAPLVAAEAGGGERWRSFPPGAEGGLEVVLRDADPETLERLREELGLEDGYGTLYGHPIVVDGLVCAAGIGDAGDEPSGLFAFDAAEGSLEWAAPLPSSTFAPVAAGDVLYAVASEGVTAISGDGERLDTLSLADPRVEYSPALGAGRLFVTTLRGVAAVE; the protein is encoded by the coding sequence ATGCACCGGAGAGACCTTCTCCGTACCGGGGCAGCAACGGGGGCGGCGGTGGTGGCCGGCTGCGGGGCGCTCGAGGATGTACTCGGGGGCGGCAGTTCCGCGTCGGGGTGGTCGACGTTCCGCGGTGACCCGGCACGCACCGGCGTCCGCTCGGCGTCGGCCGGACCCGGCGAGTCGCTGTCGGTCGCCTGGCGGGTGACGAGCCGGGACCTCGTCGAGGAGTTCCATGAGGCCGACCTGGAGGACGAGGTGATCCAGGGTGAAGCGTCCTGGCCGGTCCTGGCCGGGGAGTACGCGGTCTGGACCCACGGGTACCGCGGCCTCCGGGAGCCCGACCTGACGGTCCGGGTCGTCGCTGCCGACCCGGAGGACGGCTCTGTCGCCTGGTCCGTCGAGCCGCCCGTTCCGGACGGCACCGCACTCAACTGGTTCGCACCCGAGGTCGACGACGGCCGGCTGTACGTCCCCGCCTCGATAAACGACGGCCTGGGGCTGGCAGTCTACGACCCGGCCACCGGCGAGGAGCAGGACCGGCTGGACCTCGGGCTCCCGTTTCTCTCCGGGCAGCCGCTGGTGGCCGACGGGACGGTCTACGTGCGCGAGAGCGGCCAAGAGGGGGCGACCCTCCGCGCGTTCGACGCCGGCGACGGCACCGAACGGTGGGCCGTCGGGGCGACCCCGCCGGAGCCGGGATGGCCGGGACTGAGCGTCGCCGACGGAGCCGTCTGGACGTTCGACCGCCGCGACGGACGAGCGTTCGTCGCCCGCGAGACCACCGACGGCGACATCCGTCTGCGGACTCCGCTTTCCGACCTTCCGACTAGCTTCGCCACGAACAGGCCGGTATCGTTGGCCCCGCCGACCGTGGTCGACGGCGGGGTCTACGCGGCCGGCGGGGTGCAGTATTTATTACAGCAGGACTTCGCCCCGCTCGTCGCCGCCGAGGCCGGGGGCGGCGAGCGCTGGCGGTCGTTCCCGCCCGGAGCCGAGGGCGGGCTGGAGGTGGTCCTTCGAGACGCAGACCCCGAAACGCTCGAGCGACTCCGCGAGGAGCTCGGGCTCGAGGACGGGTACGGGACGCTGTACGGGCACCCGATAGTCGTCGACGGGCTGGTCTGTGCCGCCGGCATCGGCGACGCCGGCGACGAGCCCTCCGGGCTGTTCGCGTTCGACGCGGCCGAGGGGAGCCTCGAGTGGGCAGCCCCGCTCCCCTCGTCGACGTTTGCCCCGGTCGCTGCCGGGGACGTGCTGTACGCGGTCGCGAGCGAGGGGGTGACCGCCATCTCCGGCGACGGCGAGCGCCTCGATACCCTCTCCCTGGCGGACCCTCGGGTCGAGTACTCGCCGGCACTCGGTGCGGGACGTCTGTTCGTGACGACGCTTCGAGGCGTCGCTGCGGTGGAGTAG
- a CDS encoding methyltransferase domain-containing protein, which produces MYLLELGGQDDDFAVFEARSAASDVTRLAPGLATARGVTDRLRQLAFTRRADELLGRTDADVASARALLEATTVQRTGTVAVRAEDVRGTTGIDTQHVERELGQVLVDRGFAVDLEDPDHTLRVLFSEESGGEGVCAVGWLAVEADRDFGADPTDRPFFQPGSMDPHLARALVNVAGARPDATVLDPMCGTGGILVEAGLVGADVLGVDVQAKMVEGSRENLAAALGGPDTDAPAVNWGVARGDARRLPVADGAVDAVVFDAPYGRQSKIEGNLGDLMSEALREARRVAPRCVVVGDRPWARTASGAGWTTEAAFQRPVHRSLTRYVLALRR; this is translated from the coding sequence GTGTACCTGCTGGAACTGGGCGGGCAGGACGACGACTTCGCGGTCTTCGAGGCCCGCAGCGCCGCGAGCGACGTCACCCGGCTCGCGCCGGGGCTGGCGACCGCCCGCGGCGTCACCGACCGGCTCCGCCAGCTCGCCTTCACCCGGCGGGCGGACGAACTGCTCGGCCGGACCGACGCCGACGTCGCGAGTGCCCGCGCCCTGCTGGAGGCGACGACCGTCCAGCGGACCGGCACGGTCGCGGTCCGCGCCGAGGACGTCCGCGGCACCACGGGTATCGACACCCAGCACGTCGAGCGCGAACTCGGCCAGGTGCTCGTCGACCGCGGCTTCGCCGTCGACCTGGAAGACCCGGACCACACCCTCCGGGTACTCTTCTCCGAAGAGTCGGGCGGTGAAGGCGTCTGTGCGGTCGGCTGGCTGGCCGTCGAGGCCGACCGCGACTTCGGCGCCGACCCGACCGACCGTCCCTTCTTCCAGCCCGGCAGCATGGATCCTCACCTCGCGCGCGCTCTGGTGAACGTCGCCGGCGCACGCCCGGACGCGACGGTCCTGGACCCGATGTGCGGGACCGGGGGGATCCTCGTCGAGGCCGGCCTCGTCGGCGCGGACGTCCTCGGGGTGGACGTGCAGGCGAAGATGGTCGAGGGAAGCCGGGAGAACCTCGCGGCCGCGCTCGGCGGTCCAGACACTGACGCCCCCGCCGTCAACTGGGGCGTCGCCCGCGGCGACGCCCGCCGCCTGCCGGTCGCTGACGGTGCGGTCGACGCCGTCGTCTTCGACGCCCCCTACGGCCGCCAGTCGAAGATCGAGGGGAACCTCGGGGACCTGATGAGCGAGGCGCTTCGGGAGGCCCGCCGGGTCGCCCCGCGGTGTGTCGTGGTCGGGGACCGACCCTGGGCCCGGACTGCGAGCGGCGCGGGCTGGACCACCGAGGCCGCCTTCCAGCGCCCGGTCCACCGGTCGCTGACGCGGTACGTGCTCGCCCTGCGGCGGTAG
- a CDS encoding TATA-box-binding protein has translation MVDPKETINIENVVASTGIGQELDLQSVAMDLEGADYDPEQFPGLVYRTQQPKSAALIFRSGKIVCTGAKSTDDVHQSLRIVFDKLRDLNIQVEDDPEIIVQNIVTSADLGRNLNLNAIAIGLGLENIEYEPEQFPGLVYRLDEPDVVALLFGSGKLVITGGKQPEDAEEAVDKIVSRLEDLGLLE, from the coding sequence ATGGTTGACCCCAAGGAAACCATCAACATCGAAAACGTCGTCGCCTCGACGGGGATCGGGCAGGAGCTCGACCTCCAGAGCGTGGCGATGGACCTGGAAGGGGCGGACTACGACCCGGAGCAGTTCCCGGGGCTCGTCTACCGGACACAGCAGCCCAAGTCGGCGGCGCTCATCTTCCGTTCCGGCAAGATCGTCTGCACGGGGGCAAAGAGCACGGACGACGTCCACCAGAGTCTGCGGATCGTCTTCGACAAACTCCGGGACCTGAACATCCAGGTGGAGGACGACCCGGAGATCATCGTCCAGAACATCGTCACCTCCGCGGACCTGGGGCGGAATCTGAATCTCAACGCCATCGCCATCGGGCTGGGGCTGGAGAACATCGAGTACGAGCCCGAGCAGTTCCCCGGCCTCGTGTACCGGCTCGACGAGCCCGACGTGGTGGCGCTTCTGTTCGGGTCGGGGAAGCTCGTGATCACCGGCGGAAAACAGCCCGAGGACGCCGAGGAGGCTGTCGACAAGATCGTCTCCCGGCTGGAGGACCTGGGCCTGCTGGAGTGA
- a CDS encoding DUF7473 family protein, with the protein MLLQLVPSGLVPLLVTFLVAWVFYALTLHLAATFYIGEVPSQRAAYAALIPAATSILLGQYGQTGIGPLTASTAAGLAILVTLVADAVSISFVYRLKWRSTAPLVLLHFAFAAVLGVALNNLFGFV; encoded by the coding sequence ATGCTGCTCCAGCTGGTCCCGAGCGGGCTCGTGCCGCTGCTCGTGACCTTCCTGGTCGCGTGGGTGTTCTACGCTCTCACGCTGCATCTCGCGGCCACCTTCTACATCGGCGAAGTGCCGAGCCAGCGGGCCGCCTACGCCGCGCTCATCCCGGCGGCTACCAGCATCCTGCTCGGCCAGTACGGCCAGACCGGCATCGGCCCGCTGACGGCGTCGACGGCAGCCGGGCTCGCCATCCTGGTGACGCTGGTCGCCGACGCGGTCTCGATCAGCTTCGTCTACCGGCTGAAGTGGCGGTCGACGGCGCCGCTCGTGTTGCTTCACTTCGCCTTCGCCGCCGTCCTGGGCGTGGCGCTGAACAACCTCTTCGGGTTCGTGTGA
- a CDS encoding metal-dependent hydrolase, whose protein sequence is MYRDGHYGAALLVYAPVCFLVAVLGYPTLALLAGGVVLALAMVPDWDTRIPGLKHRGPTHTVGFALLVGVVVGGAGVTFATAGDPAAVSTDLASLAEDPATALGVGVLGFLVGFLTTCSHIAADALTPMGVTPFWPLSDRHVSVGVTRASNRAANVALLGVGTAAAAGAYGLAVQLAG, encoded by the coding sequence ATGTACCGGGACGGCCACTACGGCGCGGCGCTTCTGGTCTACGCCCCCGTCTGTTTCCTGGTCGCCGTGCTGGGGTATCCGACCCTCGCCCTGCTGGCCGGCGGGGTCGTACTCGCGCTGGCGATGGTGCCCGACTGGGACACCCGGATCCCCGGACTCAAGCACCGCGGTCCCACCCACACCGTCGGCTTCGCGCTGCTGGTCGGCGTCGTCGTCGGCGGTGCCGGGGTGACCTTCGCGACCGCCGGTGACCCGGCCGCGGTCTCGACGGACCTTGCCTCTCTGGCCGAGGACCCCGCGACGGCGCTGGGGGTCGGCGTGCTCGGCTTCCTCGTCGGCTTCCTGACCACCTGCTCGCACATCGCCGCCGACGCGCTCACGCCGATGGGCGTCACCCCCTTCTGGCCGCTCTCGGACCGGCACGTCTCCGTCGGCGTCACGCGGGCGAGCAACCGGGCCGCGAACGTCGCCCTCTTGGGGGTCGGGACGGCCGCCGCGGCGGGTGCGTACGGGCTGGCGGTCCAGCTGGCCGGCTGA
- a CDS encoding DNA-methyltransferase, with product MKTTHEVHAADARDLDLPDGSVDLVVTSPPYPMVELWDDLFADLSADAADALAAGDGEAAFEAMHAVLDDVWAELARVLRPGGVACVNVGDATRTLERFRVYPNHSRVLDTFVGLGFDPLPEILWRKPANSTAKFMGSGMVPPNAYVTLEHEHVLVLRKGARRSFPPGDDRRYESAYFWEERNRWFSDVWTDVRGRLQDLSGDGRRDRAAAFPFAVPYRLINMFSVYGDRVLDPFWGTGTTTLAAMVAGRDSVGYELDGAFLDAFTGRAGEVPDLSERVVDRRLAAHREFVADRRDAGETLDYEAEHYDFPVRTKQERRIRLRTAEAVEPVDGAADGAGGSGESDGDLAYRVSY from the coding sequence ATGAAGACGACCCACGAGGTCCACGCCGCCGACGCCCGCGACCTCGACCTCCCTGACGGGAGCGTCGACCTCGTCGTCACCTCGCCGCCGTACCCGATGGTCGAGCTGTGGGACGACCTCTTCGCCGACCTCTCGGCCGACGCAGCCGACGCGCTGGCCGCCGGCGACGGCGAGGCGGCCTTCGAGGCGATGCACGCCGTCCTCGACGACGTCTGGGCGGAACTGGCCCGCGTCCTCCGGCCGGGCGGGGTCGCCTGCGTCAACGTCGGCGACGCCACCCGGACGCTCGAACGCTTCCGGGTCTACCCGAATCACAGCCGGGTCCTCGATACCTTCGTGGGTCTGGGCTTCGACCCCCTGCCCGAAATCCTCTGGCGCAAGCCCGCCAACAGCACCGCGAAGTTCATGGGCTCGGGGATGGTCCCGCCCAACGCCTACGTCACCCTGGAGCACGAGCACGTCCTCGTCCTCCGGAAGGGCGCCCGGCGCTCCTTCCCGCCCGGCGACGACCGCCGCTACGAGTCCGCCTACTTCTGGGAGGAGCGCAACCGCTGGTTCTCGGACGTCTGGACGGACGTGCGCGGACGGCTTCAGGACTTGTCCGGCGACGGCCGCCGGGACCGCGCTGCCGCCTTCCCCTTCGCGGTCCCCTACCGCCTGATAAATATGTTCTCGGTGTACGGCGACCGGGTGCTCGACCCCTTCTGGGGGACCGGAACGACGACGCTGGCGGCGATGGTCGCCGGCCGCGACTCGGTGGGGTACGAACTCGACGGCGCCTTCCTCGACGCGTTCACCGGCCGGGCCGGCGAGGTGCCCGACCTCTCGGAGCGGGTGGTCGACCGCCGGCTCGCGGCCCACCGGGAGTTCGTCGCCGACCGCCGCGACGCCGGCGAGACGCTCGACTACGAGGCCGAGCACTACGACTTTCCCGTCCGGACGAAACAGGAACGGCGGATCCGGCTACGCACTGCCGAGGCCGTCGAGCCGGTCGACGGGGCAGCCGATGGCGCCGGGGGCTCCGGGGAGTCCGACGGCGACCTCGCCTACCGGGTGAGCTACTGA
- the hisG gene encoding ATP phosphoribosyltransferase, whose amino-acid sequence MRIAVPNKGRLHDPAVDLLERAGLHLVDGADRKLYADTVDPDVTVLFARASDIPEYVADGAADVGLTGLDQVRESGVDLVDLLDLEFGACRLVLATPEDGPVSEPGDLAGGTVATEFPSITRAYFDDLGVDVDIVEVSGATELTPHVDIADAIVDITSTGTTLRMNRLAVVDEVLESSVRLFARPETAGDPKVEQVTTALGSVLAAEDRRYLMMNVDGSDLEAVKEVLPGMGGPTVMDIAGSDAVAVHAVVEEERVFETIADLKEAGASDVLVTEIERLVE is encoded by the coding sequence ATGCGCATCGCCGTCCCCAACAAGGGCCGCCTGCACGACCCGGCGGTCGACCTGCTGGAGCGGGCGGGCCTGCACCTGGTCGACGGGGCCGACCGCAAGCTCTACGCCGACACCGTCGACCCCGACGTGACGGTCCTCTTCGCCCGCGCGTCCGACATCCCCGAGTACGTCGCCGACGGCGCCGCCGACGTCGGGCTCACGGGGCTGGACCAGGTCCGGGAGTCCGGCGTCGACCTCGTGGACCTGCTGGACCTGGAGTTCGGGGCCTGCCGGCTGGTTCTCGCGACGCCGGAAGACGGCCCGGTCTCCGAGCCGGGCGACCTCGCTGGCGGGACCGTCGCCACCGAGTTCCCCAGCATTACCCGCGCCTACTTCGACGACCTCGGGGTCGACGTGGACATCGTCGAGGTGTCGGGCGCGACCGAACTCACCCCGCACGTCGACATCGCCGACGCCATCGTCGACATCACCTCCACGGGCACGACGCTGCGGATGAACCGCCTGGCCGTCGTCGACGAGGTGCTCGAGTCCTCGGTCCGCCTCTTTGCCCGCCCGGAGACAGCCGGGGACCCCAAGGTCGAGCAGGTGACCACCGCGCTCGGCTCGGTACTCGCCGCGGAGGACCGCCGCTATCTGATGATGAACGTCGACGGGAGCGACCTCGAGGCGGTGAAGGAAGTGCTGCCGGGGATGGGCGGCCCGACGGTGATGGACATCGCGGGCAGCGACGCGGTCGCCGTCCACGCCGTCGTCGAGGAAGAGCGGGTCTTCGAGACCATCGCGGACCTCAAGGAAGCGGGGGCGAGCGACGTGCTCGTCACCGAGATCGAGCGGCTGGTCGAGTAG
- a CDS encoding DUF790 family protein — protein MLTKELLRVSRAGGGYHPQFAGEDETTLAARVLGCYQGHVGEQRRTLKGALRDIERDSDDFKLVRGFAKLLEREAAFETRAPVDPRRARRATFEAGERAGVVTDAEREAALADAAEGLDATPEEFEESLYADLEDRQVLADLGRAWEPAVLVDQYNLSLAQTALFDATEVRVRSSDPRRVVSAVKRLRLMYEVRRLPEGERRRVADTDREVVVTGPDALFRSTRRYGTRFARLLRSVAATREWELRATVDDRGTERELVLTDADVSVPESDPVTEVSYDSGVEADFAARFSSLELDWALVREPDAVAAGEHVVIPDFAFDYRHGDFRVYFEVMGFWTPEYVAKKLARLEAIEDVEILVAVDESLGVGEEIEARDHRAIPYSGSVRVKHVRDALRDYEDELAAEAAAGLPDELRPDADVVTIADLATEYGVSERVVEDKSFPDHERVGRTLVRPAVLGELADRVEAGMTLSEAEAVLAECGVDDASAALSRLGYRVVWDGLSGGTVRRREGEGGTERGGRLDDGG, from the coding sequence GTGCTCACGAAGGAGCTCCTGCGCGTCTCGCGGGCCGGCGGCGGCTACCACCCGCAGTTTGCCGGCGAGGACGAGACGACACTCGCGGCCCGCGTCCTCGGCTGCTACCAGGGCCACGTCGGCGAGCAGCGCAGGACACTGAAGGGGGCGCTCCGGGACATCGAGCGCGACAGCGACGACTTCAAGCTCGTCCGGGGGTTCGCGAAGCTGCTGGAGCGGGAGGCGGCCTTCGAGACCCGCGCCCCGGTCGACCCGCGCCGGGCCCGCCGGGCGACCTTCGAGGCCGGCGAGCGGGCCGGCGTCGTCACCGACGCCGAGCGGGAGGCGGCGCTCGCGGACGCCGCCGAGGGCCTCGACGCGACACCCGAGGAGTTCGAAGAGTCGCTGTACGCCGACCTCGAGGACCGGCAGGTGCTCGCGGACCTCGGCCGGGCCTGGGAGCCGGCGGTGCTGGTCGACCAGTACAACCTCTCGCTGGCCCAGACCGCGCTGTTCGACGCGACCGAGGTCCGGGTGCGCTCGAGTGACCCCCGGCGGGTGGTCTCGGCGGTCAAGCGGCTCCGGCTGATGTACGAGGTCCGCCGGCTCCCCGAGGGCGAGCGCCGGCGGGTCGCCGATACCGACCGCGAGGTGGTGGTGACCGGGCCGGACGCCCTCTTCCGGTCGACCCGCCGGTACGGCACCCGCTTCGCCCGCCTGCTGCGCTCCGTCGCCGCGACCCGCGAGTGGGAGCTCCGGGCGACCGTCGACGACCGCGGCACCGAGCGGGAACTCGTCCTCACGGACGCGGACGTGTCGGTGCCCGAGTCCGACCCCGTCACCGAGGTGAGCTACGACAGCGGCGTCGAGGCCGACTTCGCCGCCCGCTTTTCCTCGCTGGAGTTGGACTGGGCGCTGGTCCGCGAGCCCGACGCGGTCGCGGCCGGCGAACACGTCGTCATCCCCGACTTCGCCTTCGACTACCGACACGGCGACTTCCGGGTCTACTTCGAGGTCATGGGCTTCTGGACCCCCGAGTACGTCGCGAAGAAGCTCGCCCGGCTCGAGGCCATCGAGGACGTGGAGATACTCGTGGCCGTCGACGAGAGCCTGGGGGTCGGCGAGGAAATCGAGGCTCGCGACCACCGCGCCATCCCCTACTCGGGCTCCGTGCGCGTGAAGCACGTCCGGGACGCCCTCCGGGATTACGAGGACGAACTGGCCGCCGAAGCTGCTGCGGGCCTCCCCGACGAACTGCGCCCGGACGCCGATGTCGTGACCATCGCCGACCTCGCCACCGAGTACGGCGTCAGCGAGCGGGTCGTCGAGGACAAATCCTTCCCGGACCACGAGCGCGTCGGCCGGACGCTGGTCCGGCCCGCCGTCCTCGGAGAGCTCGCCGACCGGGTCGAGGCGGGGATGACCCTCTCGGAGGCGGAGGCGGTGCTGGCCGAGTGCGGCGTCGACGACGCGAGCGCGGCCCTCTCGCGGCTGGGCTACCGGGTCGTCTGGGACGGTCTCAGCGGCGGGACCGTCCGCCGGCGCGAGGGCGAGGGCGGGACTGAAAGGGGCGGGCGTCTGGACGATGGCGGCTGA
- a CDS encoding helix-turn-helix transcriptional regulator, which produces MSRTDMGHDELAGSTLRETVRKRADVLESLRDEVAGKPALVERLGVSRSTVDRAVDDLVGAGLVRRVDSEYRMTPQGRMALDIHEEYVELTDALGEAAPVLDALPAGAPFPRSMVETGTVRLAQPHAPESAITEALDALESAERLRVFSPVVKSSYVRPVAEEVVGRGLDVDLILGAEASESLVALAEVTDAVEDLVDAPSFTLHRTDRDLPFLLYLLLGGESDATGITVHEEGGIVGSVTTRDEAAVSWARGLYEDVAADAEAVASSSLEF; this is translated from the coding sequence ATGTCGAGAACTGACATGGGACACGACGAACTCGCGGGGTCGACACTCCGGGAGACCGTCCGAAAGCGCGCAGACGTCCTGGAGAGCCTCCGCGACGAGGTAGCCGGCAAGCCGGCCCTGGTCGAGCGACTCGGCGTCTCGCGGTCGACGGTCGACCGTGCGGTCGACGACCTGGTCGGAGCCGGGCTGGTCCGGCGTGTCGACAGCGAGTACCGTATGACGCCCCAGGGACGGATGGCGCTCGACATCCACGAGGAGTACGTTGAGCTGACCGACGCACTCGGGGAGGCGGCTCCCGTCCTCGACGCGCTCCCGGCAGGTGCGCCCTTCCCCCGCTCGATGGTCGAGACCGGAACCGTCCGTCTCGCCCAGCCCCACGCTCCGGAGAGCGCCATCACCGAGGCCCTCGACGCCCTGGAGTCCGCCGAGCGGCTGCGGGTGTTCTCGCCGGTCGTCAAGTCCAGCTACGTCCGGCCGGTCGCCGAGGAGGTCGTCGGACGCGGACTCGACGTCGACCTCATCCTCGGGGCGGAGGCCAGCGAGTCGCTGGTCGCGCTGGCCGAGGTGACCGACGCCGTCGAAGACCTGGTCGATGCCCCCTCCTTCACCCTTCACCGGACCGACCGCGACCTGCCCTTTCTGCTGTATCTCCTGCTCGGCGGCGAGAGCGACGCCACCGGTATCACCGTCCACGAGGAGGGCGGGATCGTCGGCTCGGTCACTACCCGCGACGAGGCCGCCGTCTCCTGGGCCCGCGGGCTCTACGAGGACGTCGCGGCCGACGCTGAGGCGGTCGCTTCGTCGTCACTCGAGTTCTGA